One segment of Streptosporangium brasiliense DNA contains the following:
- a CDS encoding cysteine dioxygenase family protein encodes MGTMTLARPGLAELVAGVRELADGSTAPRTTAFAVADLLRDRLPSPEILTERERLGDPDHYVGHTLHTEAAFSILAVVWRPGQETVIHDHIAWCAFGVLQGIEHETLYRLDGDHLTEIGRTANHVGEVSGFAPPGDIHKVRNTGDSTAISLHIYGADLRAAPSSVRRVYDLPVR; translated from the coding sequence ATGGGAACGATGACACTCGCCCGTCCCGGCCTGGCGGAACTGGTCGCGGGGGTCCGGGAGCTGGCAGACGGCTCCACCGCCCCCCGGACGACGGCCTTCGCCGTGGCCGACCTGCTGCGCGACCGGCTGCCCTCTCCCGAGATCCTCACCGAGCGGGAACGGCTGGGGGATCCGGACCACTACGTCGGTCACACCCTCCACACCGAGGCCGCCTTCTCGATCCTGGCCGTGGTCTGGCGGCCCGGCCAGGAGACGGTGATCCACGACCACATCGCGTGGTGCGCGTTCGGGGTCCTGCAAGGGATCGAACACGAGACGCTCTACCGTCTCGACGGCGACCACCTGACCGAGATCGGCCGGACGGCCAACCACGTGGGGGAGGTCAGCGGCTTCGCCCCGCCCGGGGACATCCACAAGGTCCGCAACACCGGCGACAGCACGGCGATCTCCCTCCACATCTACGGCGCCGACCTCAGGGCCGCCCCGAGCAGCGTCCGCCGGGTCTACGACCTGCCCGTCCGCTGA
- a CDS encoding LysR family transcriptional regulator, giving the protein MLDVVRLRVLAAVARHGSVTAAARELHYSQPSVSHHLAKLESETGAKLIQRVGRGIRLTEAGRLLAERAIEIVGRIDSASAELSAHVGLRAGRARLAAFPSALGTFVPEAAALLAGDHPGLELRLTETEPPEALRMLRAGYVDVAVIFRYDDTAPEDDGIQLVHLLDDPSYLVTAGRPGDLASHRDSRWIGGCDRCRSHLLDLCAKAGFEPEIAFTTDDIVAVQALVAAGIGVTALPALALRAHRHPKVNVIELPGSTRHVYAATYGEPPVPPATTALLAALVSATRP; this is encoded by the coding sequence ATGCTCGATGTCGTACGGCTCCGCGTGCTCGCCGCCGTGGCCAGGCACGGATCGGTCACCGCCGCGGCCAGGGAACTGCACTACTCCCAGCCCTCGGTCAGCCACCACCTGGCCAAGCTCGAAAGCGAGACGGGGGCCAAGCTGATCCAGCGGGTCGGCCGGGGCATCCGGCTCACCGAGGCGGGCCGCCTGCTGGCGGAGCGGGCCATCGAGATCGTCGGGCGCATCGACTCCGCCTCGGCCGAGCTCTCCGCGCACGTGGGCCTGCGCGCGGGCCGGGCCAGGCTGGCCGCCTTCCCCTCGGCCCTGGGCACGTTCGTGCCGGAGGCCGCCGCCCTGCTCGCCGGGGACCACCCCGGTCTGGAACTGCGTCTGACCGAGACCGAGCCCCCCGAGGCCCTGCGCATGCTCCGCGCGGGCTACGTGGACGTGGCGGTCATCTTCCGCTACGACGACACCGCCCCGGAGGACGACGGCATCCAGCTGGTCCACCTGCTGGACGACCCCAGCTATCTGGTCACCGCCGGCCGGCCCGGCGACCTGGCCTCCCACCGCGACAGCCGCTGGATCGGGGGCTGCGACCGGTGCCGGAGCCATCTGCTCGACCTGTGCGCCAAGGCGGGCTTCGAGCCGGAGATCGCCTTCACCACCGACGACATCGTCGCCGTCCAGGCCCTGGTGGCGGCCGGGATCGGGGTGACGGCGCTGCCGGCCCTCGCACTGCGGGCGCACCGTCACCCGAAGGTCAACGTGATCGAGCTCCCCGGCTCGACCCGGCACGTCTACGCCGCCACCTACGGCGAACCCCCCGTCCCCCCGGCGACCACCGCCCTGCTGGCCGCCCTCGTCTCCGCGACCCGCCCGTAA
- a CDS encoding ABC transporter ATP-binding protein has protein sequence MSPTIITVRDVGVELGGNPVLRTVGLTAAPGEIVAVIGANGAGKSTLLRCLAGLQPPGSGELDVLGGPPRDDSAFWRDVVLVGDEPAWYPGLTAREHLELVRAVHMPPRLEVDAALELFDLERRADASPLTLSTGQRQRLSLASALLRPSRLLLLDEPERGLDSAFRQRLAAILMDYAASGGTVVMATHDLGLAGATGARQAVLADGHLDDGRTAAGRATTPHPDNGRTGDERAADGRAGTGHGGEGTGHGGEGTGHGGGGHAAGRGTADGRAAGGA, from the coding sequence GTGTCTCCAACGATCATCACGGTCCGCGACGTCGGGGTGGAACTCGGCGGCAACCCCGTTCTCCGGACCGTCGGCCTGACGGCCGCGCCCGGCGAGATCGTCGCCGTGATCGGCGCGAACGGCGCGGGGAAGTCGACGCTGCTGCGCTGCCTGGCCGGGCTGCAGCCCCCCGGCTCGGGCGAGCTCGACGTCCTGGGCGGCCCACCGAGGGACGACTCCGCCTTCTGGCGTGACGTCGTCCTGGTGGGCGACGAGCCCGCCTGGTATCCGGGGCTGACCGCCCGTGAGCACCTGGAGCTGGTGCGCGCCGTCCACATGCCACCCCGGCTGGAGGTCGACGCGGCGCTGGAGCTGTTCGATCTGGAGCGGCGGGCGGACGCCTCACCGCTGACCCTCTCCACCGGCCAGCGGCAGCGGCTCTCGCTGGCGAGCGCCCTGCTCCGGCCGAGCCGGCTGCTCCTGCTCGACGAGCCCGAACGCGGGCTCGACTCCGCCTTCCGCCAGCGCCTGGCGGCGATCCTGATGGACTACGCGGCCTCCGGCGGCACGGTGGTCATGGCCACCCACGATCTCGGGCTCGCCGGCGCCACCGGTGCCCGCCAGGCCGTACTGGCGGACGGACACCTGGACGACGGGCGCACGGCGGCCGGGCGGGCCACGACCCCGCACCCGGACAACGGGCGCACGGGCGATGAGCGCGCGGCGGACGGGCGCGCAGGGACCGGGCACGGGGGCGAAGGGACCGGGCACGGGGGCGAAGGGACCGGGCACGGGGGCGGAGGGCACGCGGCGGGCAGGGGCACAGCGGACGGACGCGCGGCGGGCGGGGCATGA
- a CDS encoding DUF6297 family protein translates to MNGGQGMSGVPAIRASIRSRRRTSTGWLDRYAALFGLAMAAAVLAHPVSSALAAMVRQPDPSRMGAGVALVALAYTGLLAVARVVGPVALTGPDAAWLLLSPLDRREVLGRTARLLLLVSVPVGAALGMGLLAVLGAPDQLAVRLAAAMVLGVSAAAGGMALTVLSQSSQTWNSWLNVALVAITVLAAAAALSASGAARRSLPTVAAAPATPGAVLAGAAAVAAALLLRLAWSSLARIPARSLLAASTRAGHVADATVGMDPGALTWIAEDNHWRGRALRSRPWPPLPAPLALAWQDWRRLGRRPGRPAALLAAAALPPVVAQATGGISAITAGAVLAGALAASVAGTSGARRDADNPGLARLLGVDARAALTARALLPALLSAVWLTLALTGLTLTGMLPGGPWWLFGPLAAPALAAAGLRMARRRPIDHAMPVIETPAGAVPTGPVLWGVTGADLAALGCLPLALALTVGPAALGGFLAAQALAGAAVLCCYLLRAAKSP, encoded by the coding sequence ATGAACGGCGGGCAGGGCATGAGCGGCGTCCCGGCGATCCGCGCGTCCATCCGGTCGCGCCGCCGCACCTCCACGGGCTGGCTGGACCGCTACGCCGCCCTCTTCGGGCTGGCGATGGCGGCCGCCGTACTGGCCCACCCCGTCTCCTCCGCGCTGGCGGCCATGGTCCGGCAGCCCGATCCGTCCCGGATGGGGGCCGGAGTCGCCCTGGTCGCGCTGGCCTACACAGGCCTGCTCGCCGTCGCCCGCGTGGTGGGCCCGGTCGCGCTGACCGGCCCCGACGCCGCCTGGCTGCTGCTGTCCCCGCTGGACCGCCGGGAAGTGCTGGGACGGACCGCGAGGCTGCTCCTGCTGGTCTCGGTACCGGTCGGGGCCGCGCTGGGGATGGGCCTGCTCGCCGTCCTGGGCGCGCCGGACCAGCTGGCGGTACGGCTGGCCGCCGCCATGGTCCTGGGGGTGTCGGCGGCGGCCGGCGGGATGGCGCTGACCGTGCTCTCGCAGTCGTCGCAGACCTGGAACTCGTGGCTGAACGTGGCCCTCGTCGCGATCACCGTCCTGGCGGCGGCCGCGGCGCTATCGGCCTCGGGAGCCGCGCGCCGGTCCCTGCCCACCGTCGCGGCCGCGCCCGCGACGCCGGGCGCGGTCCTCGCGGGCGCGGCCGCCGTGGCGGCCGCCCTGCTCCTACGGCTGGCCTGGTCGTCCCTGGCCCGCATCCCGGCCCGGAGCCTGCTGGCCGCCTCCACCCGCGCCGGTCATGTGGCCGACGCGACAGTCGGCATGGATCCCGGCGCCCTGACCTGGATCGCCGAGGACAACCACTGGCGCGGGCGGGCCCTGCGCTCGCGGCCGTGGCCGCCGCTACCCGCCCCGCTGGCCCTGGCCTGGCAGGACTGGCGCCGCCTCGGCCGGCGCCCGGGACGGCCGGCCGCCCTGCTCGCAGCCGCCGCGCTGCCCCCGGTGGTGGCCCAGGCCACCGGGGGCATCAGCGCGATCACGGCGGGCGCCGTGCTCGCCGGTGCGCTGGCCGCCTCGGTGGCGGGCACCTCGGGCGCACGCCGCGACGCGGACAACCCGGGCCTGGCTCGCCTGCTCGGCGTCGACGCCCGTGCCGCCCTCACCGCCCGGGCGCTGCTGCCGGCACTGCTGAGCGCCGTCTGGCTCACCCTGGCCCTGACCGGCCTGACCCTGACCGGGATGCTCCCGGGAGGTCCGTGGTGGCTGTTCGGGCCGCTGGCCGCCCCGGCCCTCGCCGCCGCGGGCCTGCGGATGGCGCGGCGGCGTCCGATCGACCACGCGATGCCGGTCATCGAGACGCCCGCCGGGGCGGTGCCCACCGGCCCGGTGCTGTGGGGAGTGACCGGCGCGGACCTCGCGGCGCTGGGCTGCCTCCCCCTGGCGCTGGCGCTGACCGTCGGACCGGCCGCGCTCGGCGGTTTCCTGGCCGCCCAGGCACTGGCGGGGGCCGCCGTCCTGTGCTGCTACCTGCTCCGCGCGGCGAAGAGCCCCTGA
- a CDS encoding LysE family translocator produces the protein MPDLTTLALFAAATLALLLVPGPAVLYIVTRSVAQGRGAGIVSVLGIHLGSVVHVAAAALGVSALLAASATAFAVVKYLGAAYLIWLGVRKLMSRQDDAETSGPPVADRSRMFWEGFVVNVLNPKTAIFFLAFLPHFTDPARGPIAPQILLLGAVWIALGLASDGAFALLASAMAGRLRRSARARRRLDVTSGVVYLGLGAVAAFTGESAAAKA, from the coding sequence ATGCCAGATTTGACGACACTCGCCCTGTTCGCCGCGGCGACGCTCGCCCTGCTCCTCGTGCCGGGGCCCGCGGTGCTCTACATCGTGACCCGCAGCGTCGCCCAGGGCCGTGGCGCGGGCATCGTGTCGGTGCTCGGCATCCACCTCGGCTCCGTGGTCCACGTGGCCGCCGCCGCCCTCGGGGTCAGCGCCCTGCTGGCCGCCTCGGCGACCGCGTTCGCCGTGGTCAAGTATCTGGGCGCGGCCTACCTGATCTGGCTGGGCGTCCGCAAGCTGATGTCCCGCCAGGACGACGCCGAGACCTCCGGGCCGCCGGTCGCCGACCGGTCCCGGATGTTCTGGGAGGGCTTCGTGGTCAACGTGCTCAACCCGAAGACCGCCATCTTCTTCCTGGCCTTCCTGCCGCACTTCACCGACCCCGCCCGGGGGCCGATCGCCCCGCAGATCCTGCTGCTGGGCGCGGTCTGGATCGCGCTCGGCCTGGCCAGTGACGGCGCCTTCGCCCTGCTCGCCTCCGCCATGGCGGGCCGCCTGCGCCGCTCCGCCCGCGCCCGTCGCCGCCTGGACGTCACCAGCGGCGTGGTCTATCTCGGCCTGGGCGCCGTGGCCGCGTTCACCGGCGAGAGCGCCGCCGCCAAGGCGTAG
- a CDS encoding LuxE/PaaK family acyltransferase: MPGPNPRLTAVPDVQALLVCTRLWSTGAPIDEGAAARLREAVLVGNHRRYAAAIPAYAALVDESPAAPAVTVADIRDRFLVTDGLFKSYDPAWLEDAPAELTRWLGSIFTERLTDLDLATGDISQWRAALKRHGVYVTFSSGTGGRPSLVPRDRPTLAALRACSGVRLPWTLRAGTYDFLQLVTPGLGLGIQSGAAGLAAGAVRVHHLRAAPFDLRSLAGGPGPPGAPDHDAAADFLARSERPVLVFGTPAEVSDLIDHLASAGRHVRLLPGSQVVTGGGWKGRTAIRREELVEGVRDRLGVPPGRCVDTYSTSELNTVFLTCVNDRYHIPPCVEPVVVDDLLVPVDGDDVVGRLAVLDPFALSYPGSVVTGDAVRLRRDPCGCGLAGPTLAAPIVRAAGAGERGCATVEGGAG, encoded by the coding sequence GTGCCCGGTCCGAATCCACGGCTGACGGCCGTCCCCGATGTGCAGGCCCTGCTCGTCTGCACCAGGCTCTGGTCCACGGGAGCCCCGATCGACGAGGGGGCGGCGGCCCGCCTCAGAGAGGCCGTCCTCGTCGGCAACCACCGTCGCTACGCCGCCGCCATCCCCGCCTACGCCGCGCTGGTCGACGAGTCGCCCGCCGCCCCGGCGGTCACCGTGGCCGACATCCGTGACAGGTTCCTGGTCACCGACGGACTCTTCAAGAGCTACGACCCGGCCTGGCTGGAGGACGCGCCGGCCGAGCTGACCCGCTGGCTGGGGTCGATCTTCACCGAGCGGCTCACCGACCTGGACCTCGCCACCGGCGACATCAGCCAGTGGCGCGCGGCCCTGAAGCGGCACGGGGTCTACGTCACCTTCTCCAGCGGCACCGGCGGGCGGCCGTCCCTCGTGCCGAGGGACCGCCCGACCCTCGCCGCCCTCCGCGCCTGTTCCGGCGTGCGGCTGCCCTGGACGCTCCGCGCGGGGACCTACGACTTCCTCCAGCTCGTCACCCCCGGGCTGGGCCTCGGCATCCAGTCGGGGGCCGCCGGCCTGGCCGCCGGCGCCGTGCGCGTCCACCACCTGCGGGCCGCCCCGTTCGACCTGCGCTCCCTCGCGGGCGGCCCCGGCCCGCCGGGCGCCCCCGACCACGACGCGGCGGCCGACTTCCTGGCACGGTCCGAGCGGCCCGTGCTGGTGTTCGGGACGCCCGCGGAAGTCTCCGATCTCATCGATCACCTCGCGTCGGCGGGCCGGCACGTACGGCTGCTCCCGGGCAGTCAGGTGGTCACCGGCGGCGGCTGGAAGGGCCGCACCGCGATCCGGCGGGAGGAGCTGGTCGAGGGGGTCCGCGACCGCCTCGGCGTGCCGCCCGGCCGGTGCGTCGACACCTACTCCACCTCGGAGCTGAACACGGTCTTCCTGACCTGCGTCAACGATCGCTACCACATCCCTCCGTGCGTCGAGCCGGTCGTCGTGGACGACCTCCTGGTCCCCGTCGACGGCGACGACGTGGTGGGCAGGCTGGCCGTGCTGGACCCGTTCGCCCTCTCCTACCCGGGGTCCGTCGTGACCGGCGACGCCGTACGGCTCCGCCGCGACCCGTGCGGATGCGGCCTGGCGGGACCGACCCTGGCCGCCCCCATCGTGCGGGCCGCCGGGGCCGGAGAGCGCGGATGCGCCACCGTGGAAGGGGGGGCGGGGTGA
- a CDS encoding acyl-CoA reductase: MLDARTVAGTQVVRLPAVVRGEVVMPPWPRVADVGRAVAERGSRRVQGPTADGCHLIGRAVVDRDTLQLTGETQVLVLPAPDASSLPEPDPAGALLELARTPLAEVLTFVDAIGAALRSGSPEAAEAGALLAATSLVADRAHRAFLAQLPSLFDGAAVGRMIERDLGTASLDTWRKIDETTVSGVTARFADHICEVPPALRAFPTRQLHLTAGNAPVVPVVSLLWAWATRGACVVKPAAEAAALVVALGAALRDTDPAHPLARHTTLAYWRGGDQRMEATLLADGAFDRRVVWGGAETVRSVTARGGATDTLVMGPRFSLSMIGAELLRADPEAAARRAAVDSLIANQAACTSSLLHVVECDTATADDYARTLARVLAEWDRALPHRPSPQAQGHLTRLRRGLLGTGRWHVNGDWPEVSSAVVRVDGAFDLAHHPGSRLVLVRAVDDLRRALPSLGPAVSTVGVAPEGTRLALRDAIAARGVDNVVPLGAAEHGYAGRPHDGMRVLNRLVRWVNG, translated from the coding sequence ATGCTCGACGCCCGCACGGTGGCCGGGACGCAGGTCGTCCGGCTCCCGGCCGTGGTGCGGGGGGAAGTGGTGATGCCGCCCTGGCCCCGGGTGGCCGACGTCGGCCGGGCCGTCGCCGAGCGGGGGTCGCGCCGTGTCCAGGGCCCGACCGCCGACGGCTGCCACCTGATCGGGCGGGCGGTGGTGGACCGCGACACCCTCCAGCTCACCGGTGAGACGCAGGTGCTCGTGCTCCCCGCCCCGGACGCCTCCTCGCTGCCCGAACCGGACCCCGCGGGCGCGCTGCTGGAGCTGGCCCGCACGCCCCTGGCGGAGGTCCTCACCTTCGTGGACGCGATCGGGGCGGCGCTGCGGTCGGGCTCTCCGGAGGCGGCCGAGGCGGGGGCGTTGCTGGCGGCGACCTCGCTGGTCGCCGACCGCGCGCACCGCGCCTTCCTCGCCCAGCTGCCCTCGCTCTTCGACGGCGCCGCCGTCGGCCGCATGATCGAGCGCGATCTCGGGACGGCCTCGCTCGACACCTGGCGGAAGATCGACGAGACGACCGTCTCCGGAGTGACCGCCCGTTTCGCGGACCACATCTGCGAGGTGCCGCCCGCGCTGCGCGCCTTCCCCACCAGGCAGCTCCACCTGACCGCGGGCAACGCCCCCGTGGTGCCGGTGGTCTCCCTGCTGTGGGCGTGGGCGACCAGGGGGGCCTGCGTCGTCAAACCCGCCGCCGAGGCCGCCGCACTCGTCGTCGCGCTGGGCGCGGCGCTGCGGGACACCGACCCCGCCCACCCGCTGGCCAGGCACACCACTCTCGCCTACTGGCGGGGCGGCGACCAACGGATGGAGGCGACCCTGCTCGCCGACGGAGCCTTCGACCGGCGGGTCGTCTGGGGAGGCGCCGAGACCGTCCGCAGCGTGACGGCCCGCGGCGGGGCCACCGACACCCTGGTCATGGGGCCGCGGTTCTCACTGAGCATGATCGGCGCCGAGCTGCTGCGGGCGGATCCGGAGGCCGCGGCCCGCCGCGCCGCGGTCGACTCGCTGATCGCCAATCAGGCCGCCTGCACCTCCTCGCTGCTGCACGTCGTGGAGTGCGACACCGCCACGGCCGACGACTACGCGCGCACGCTCGCCCGGGTGCTGGCCGAGTGGGACAGGGCGCTGCCGCACCGGCCCTCGCCGCAGGCCCAGGGACACCTCACCCGGCTGCGCAGGGGGCTGCTCGGCACCGGGCGCTGGCATGTCAACGGCGACTGGCCCGAGGTGTCGTCGGCGGTCGTGCGCGTCGACGGCGCCTTCGACCTCGCCCACCATCCCGGCTCCCGGCTCGTCCTGGTGCGCGCGGTCGACGACCTGCGCCGGGCGCTCCCGTCGCTGGGGCCGGCCGTATCGACGGTCGGGGTGGCTCCGGAGGGGACCCGGCTCGCCCTGCGGGACGCCATCGCCGCCCGCGGGGTGGACAACGTCGTCCCGCTCGGCGCCGCCGAACACGGATACGCCGGGCGCCCGCACGACGGCATGCGGGTGCTCAACCGGCTGGTCCGGTGGGTCAACGGCTGA